The nucleotide sequence tatatgaattaaaaatgatcaaaatacataaattaacaaaagatgtgtaaaaagtaaaaataaaaagtgtgcGGATAGCAAATTAACAACATCCTAAATTAATATTCAACCTTACTTAGTTATTACACCCAATAATCAAGTATAGGATGGATTTGTGCTAGAATTCTTGATATTGTCAAGGTCAAGCCATGTATTTGGATCAATATGTTTTCAGTCTAGAAAAAATTatgttgaaaatgaaaattttgagtgaaATATATTGATTTTTCCTATAGTATAAATACGTGTTAAGTACGATGACCTATGAATGACATATGACTTACGTTATGAGGATTGTATTTCCACATGAGTGTGTTAGGTATCTATTTATACTATAGTTGGTACTCGAAATAcactataagaaaaaaattgaataaaaaaaaatcgagCATGTGGTACAATAAGGTAGAGAATTGGTTTCCGTTACACATTTTTTAGCTCTCATgctcattttcatatatttcttttctttggagtgagcaaattaaagaaaaatcaagcgacaaaataaaatatatatgaatataaggagaaaaaatatatacaaaaatcATTTCCGAGGTGTATATTGGAGAATACGAAGAATATTATGGGGTAGGATTAATCCAATTCTTTGGACACACAAAGCTTACGCTTAGGATGCGTTATAAACAGggtttcccccccccccccccccaatggTTGGTGCACTCCtgtcaaaagcttcattcactCACAAACACCATCGCACGCACAGAAAAgaaacagagagaaagagagactcTTCCATTCCATCAATGGCCACCAAAATCTACATTGTGTaagtttctctctcctctcttctctctctctctctctctctctctctctctctctctctctctctctctctctctctgcatgtTGGTGCTGAGTGATTCATTAACATGTTTTAGTGCCAAGAGTGGAAGATACTTGGTGTTTCTTGTTGCTACCATTTTATGCTTTCTGAGTTTTTTTCATTGACTTGTATATGAATAAAGATGAAATCTTTTCTGGGTTAATCAGTGTTTTTATTTCCTCCCATATTgtgatttctgggttttgtttattTCATTATATTAAGTAAATATGTATGATCTTTGTGAACAAAGGTGGAATCTTTTCTTCTGTGTTGATCAAGTTTGCTTCTTGGGAGGTGATGGATTGAGTTGTTGTAAGTTAAGTAATTAAAAAGATTGGCATTTTGATTGAGATGGTTGGTGGGGAATTTGCATTTGTATTTTGTGTTGACTTGTTTTTGGGATGAACATATGTTGGAACATTTAATTGTAAATGATCACTCCTTAACGTCTGCTAAGGTTAATCAATTTagtgttaattaatttactTTGGGAGTGCTAATTTGTTTCCTTAATCTTCcttaggaaaagaaaatacaacTTTCTGGGAGAATGTCctcttgtttaatcaaagtcAAACTTCAAGAATCCGGATAGAAAGTATTGCAATTTTTGTATCGTCCCATCGATTTCAGTTTATCATCCAGTTCTAAAAAGATTAGGGGAAATTTATCTGCCCTCAAAGAAAAGTGATGTTGCGGCTAATGGCCTTAAGTGTCTAGCTTGTATTCTTCTTggtatttttaatgttttaaatTTCCAATTATTTGTGTTCTTGCTTCTGGCCTCAACTACATGTTTCAACTTCATACCATTCATGGCACTGGtgcatatatttttcttttcttttttcagctCGGTATAAAAACAAGTCAGGAGGAGggtatttttctgggaaaaggCGACTGgctattattattatattggtAGTGATTCTGTCGCCTCAATGATCATCCTCGCATTTCTATATTGGTTCAGGAAAAGGAGCATGGAAGGTATACAAAAAGTTTCCCCTTCTTTCGTCTTAAATTTATTTTGCAGCTTTATTTCGGCTCaagtttcattttctttcgtcTAGGAAATTTTTATAGCCTGAAATTTCAATGGAACTGAAACAGGGAGAGGAGGACAACCCAAATTTCTGAATGATCCCACTGCTTCTGGTGTACGAAGATATGAAGATTTGCCAATTGATGAACACAGAGGAGAAACAGATTTACCTTCTTTCGATTTAACCACCGTGGTAGCAGCCACAGAAAACTTCTCTTCTGCTAACATGCTTGGCCATGGCGGCTTCGGCATGGTATATAAGGTACTTCCCCTAGAACATTTTGAGATCTCTGCATTATGTGGCTTCGGCATCTGTGTTGTCATTAAGATTTTCGAGTCTGCACCATGATTTCAGGGATGTCTAGCTGATGGACAGGAAATAGCTGTTAAAAGATTATCGAGAAATTCAGGACAAGGCATAGACGAATTCAAGAACGAAGTAATGCTTATTGCAAAGCTTCAGCATCGAAATCTTGTGAGGCTTTTGGGTTGCTGCATACATAAAGAAGAGATGATGCTAATCTATGAATACATGCCAAATCGTAGCTTGGACTTATGCATTTTTGGTATGCCATCTTTACACACTGCTATTAAATACTTTAAGTTTTCTGACATTAACCCTGAAATTAAGAAATCATAAACTTGTAGATAATAGAAGCTTTTATGTGTGGTGTTCAGATAAAAACGGAAATTCGTCGTTAGATTGGagaaaaaggtttcaaattaTCATTGGGATTGCTCGAGGCGTCctatatcttcatcaagattcgAGACTAAAAATAATCCACAGGGATTTGAAAGCGAGCAATGTTTTACTGGATGGTTCAATGAACCCAAAAATATCAGATTTTGGCATAGCAAGAATGTTCAGGGATGACCAAATTGAAGCAAACACGAACAAAGTTGTTGGCACCTAGTAATTGTCTCATCtcccttgaaaaaaaaatttcaagtagaaccaatatattttttttctcatatTGTGTAATTGCAGCGGTTACATGTCACCGGAATATGCTATGGATGGGCTATATTCCACAAAATCCGATGTGTTTAGCTTCGGAGTCTTGACACTAGAGATCATTAGTGGAAGGAAGAATAGCTTCCAATTTGAAAACTCATCTCTGAATCTAGTTGGACTAGTAAGTaaacatataatttttcaaccGATGAATCTAACTTTTGAGTAGTCCAATGATCTAAACTTTGTGCTCAAAATTGTTTCAGATATGGgacttgtttataccatacttggccaatcccgaaactaccgagcaccggccaacgctatactgtcaaggacccagaagagttcccctccgaccaggaggccaatcactactcgacacgtgtcaagattagaagccaatcagagcgcagcacgtgtcaacatcaagaaccaatcataacatgacacatgtcaatgtgacaaagctacaagtttttctataaataggggtcattcccccacaatattgcctaatgccatttgtgttaaatcattcacaagaactcactaaattgagagcttgatcctttgtacttgtgtaagcccttcactactaataagaactcctctactccgtggacgtagccaatctgggtgaaccacgtacatcctgtgtttgcttctctgtctctattcatttacgtacttatcctcactagtgaccgaagcaaccaagcgaaggtcacaaaacctgacactttctgttgtaccaaagtcttcgctgattttgtgcatcaacaggacTTGTGGACAGAAGGAAAAGTCTTGGACATAATTGATTCATCATTGAACCAGTCGTATTCAACTCCTGAAGTTATGAGATGCATTCAGATTGGGCTCTTATGCGT is from Malus sylvestris chromosome 5, drMalSylv7.2, whole genome shotgun sequence and encodes:
- the LOC126624346 gene encoding G-type lectin S-receptor-like serine/threonine-protein kinase SD1-1, giving the protein MIILAFLYWFRKRSMEGRGGQPKFLNDPTASGVRRYEDLPIDEHRGETDLPSFDLTTVVAATENFSSANMLGHGGFGMVYKGCLADGQEIAVKRLSRNSGQGIDEFKNEVMLIAKLQHRNLVRLLGCCIHKEEMMLIYEYMPNRSLDLCIFDKNGNSSLDWRKRFQIIIGIARGVLYLHQDSRLKIIHRDLKASNVLLDGSMNPKISDFGIARMFRDDQIEANTNKVVGT